The Spirosoma oryzicola region GCTGTCAGGATGGTATCGACCTGTACTTCTCAACGTTTGCGAAGTCGATGGCGGCTATCGGTGCGTTCATTGCCGGTGACCACGACATTATCATGTACCTCAAGTACAACATGCGGTCGCAGACTTACGCCAAGGCTTTACCAATGCCTTACGTTGTTGGTGGTCTGAAGCGCCTTGAGATGATCCGCAATTCGTCGGAGTTCCGCGAAAAACTGTGGACGAACGTACGGGCGTTGCAGGAAGGGCTGCGCGAACGCGGATTTGACATTGGTGATACGCAATCGCCGGTGACACCCGTTCTGTTGCAGAACGTGAAGGGTGGTATTCCCGAAATAACGGGCCTGATCCGGGACTTGCGCGAAAACAAAGGGATCTTCTGTTCGATCGTCGTTTATCCGGTCGTACCGAAAGAGATCGTTATGTTGCGCATTATCCCAACGGCTGCGCATACACTCGAAGACGTGCAGTATACGCTCGAAGCGTTCTCAGCAGTAGCTGAAAAGCTGGCTAACGGTAGCTACCGGCAAAATGGAGCTCCAATTGCCCCCGAAACGCTTGAAGTATCGGCCGAAGCAGCCACTGAGTAGGGTTTTTGCCTAAAAGTTGCATTTTTTTGCTATTTTTTTGGCTAACCTATTGCGCTGTATGGTAGAATGACTAAATTTCAGCCGAAAACCGCGTTTTTAGCGGAATTTGGGCATTTTTCACACTTTAACCCATACATATCGCTATGGCTCGCTTCGATGAAGTAAAGGATCTGATTCTGTCGTTGGAAGGTGATTTTGAGAAGTTCTACGAAAAGAACAATCAAGCTGCTGGTACTCGCGTTCGGAAAGGAATGCAGGATTTAAAGACTCTGGCGCAAACGATTCGTTCGGAAGTTCAGGACACCAAAAACAAAGCTGAAAAAGAGTAAGCAGCTAGCTCTTTTTACTACAAAACTCCCTCATTAGACACTGGTCTGACGAGGGAGTTTTTGTCTGTATAGACCGATCTGTGCGTTTGCGCTAAATTTTTTCCCGGTGCATCAGGGTCGCTATACCCCGGGTAGTCACTTTCTTCGTCTGCACGTCACGGATTTCGCCCAGAATCTGAGCAGTATGTTTAGCCGCATCGATCGATTGAACCGTAAACGTTGCTTCGTAATCGGTATCGACGAACATGGGACGCAGAAACTCCAGCGTCTGGCCTAGATAAACCGAGCCGTAGCCCGGAAATTCGGTGCCTAACACTTTGGTAAATACGCTGGCTCCGAGCATACCGTGAATAATCGGTCGTTTGAATGGGGTCGTAGCGGCAAATTCGGCGTCGAGGTGAAGCGGGTTGTTATCGCCTGTGACGCGGGCAAAGTC contains the following coding sequences:
- a CDS encoding histone H1, whose amino-acid sequence is MARFDEVKDLILSLEGDFEKFYEKNNQAAGTRVRKGMQDLKTLAQTIRSEVQDTKNKAEKE
- a CDS encoding MaoC family dehydratase, which codes for MEFGLNAVHQYGFRFSQADVADFARVTGDNNPLHLDAEFAATTPFKRPIIHGMLGASVFTKVLGTEFPGYGSVYLGQTLEFLRPMFVDTDYEATFTVQSIDAAKHTAQILGEIRDVQTKKVTTRGIATLMHREKI